In Magallana gigas chromosome 1, xbMagGiga1.1, whole genome shotgun sequence, the sequence ccaaacaatCAATTGATTAAACCAAAAACAGAAAAGGGAGTTTGGGGAGACCCCGTcctcaaatgttgataattcctGTCTTGTCATTGTTgacaatatctttcaaaactattatcatttgaattgCAGAAAGTCAAAAATCGTTTCCATGTCAATGGCTACATACGTTTCTTCCTTCTGTAGACATGGACAAGGTTCATGAAATGTTATTTATACAGtagatattttccatttcagtTGGTTGCTGTTTACATTTCATGCATCAAATCATATGCACATTCAGTGGTAAAGTATAACATGCGTActatgaattgaaaaattgatccaccacatataatcatTGCATCAAAGCAAAACAACAAACATTTTGCGCAGattagtactcagcggagaagTCTAAGTCCTTTGACATTTAAACTCTAACTTATGCCTCTTTCAAAAACGCAACTTAGACCCGACTAAATATTGGCCTAACTTTGTTAATCGGACTAACATAAGCcaaaatttatgtattttttataatattgtaatagaCACAAACAATGCATTCGAGAATGATaacaacaaaattgtaaaaaggTTCATGTCCCAATAAAATACTTACATTGGACATCAAGTTGAAtgctttgttttaatgttttatttcccCGATCTGCTAAGCATCGTAATAACTGCATATCTCTCTGTGTTGCTTGTTGCAATAACGTCCCCATCTCTGAACGAGAATCGCTGAATCCATCGGTGTCCTTTACTATCCATCTTATATTACACGGTGGATTGCAATCCGCTGTACAAACAAAGGGACCAATAGTCTCCCCTTCCCTTACTGTTAATTTGTCATTGATGTTCAATATAGGTTCTGGAGTGAATTTTATTATGTCTGGTCCgtctataaagataaagaagcataatattttttagttaatgtgaattttttttttctttttcatatcaatatcaatTTACAGAACTAAAACTCTTTTTATACATCTATTAAAAGTTTTTGATATTACAAAAAACGTTTTTATGTGAATTTCGAAATTACATGATTGTAACACATTggtataaatactttttgatcAGAGGGTATAAGATTATAAACACTACATTAAAATTCTGATGATGTTTGACACAGTACTGTTCTTCATTGTATGCGTGTCTTGGAAATTACGTTTACTGTTACGTGGTTAGGAATGCTTTTAAAAATCACAATGGGGATAGCAGAATATATtggaattaaaaattaaagttgttTGACGACTCAAGGTCAAATATCTGCGTTAAATATTAACCTATTAtcgttattttgaataagaatgCAGAAtactaatatttaataaattcatgAAAAGACCAGGTCTAAGAAAGTATGGGACTCACGGTTTTATTGTGTAAAGGATTTCatagtttcttttaaaaataaaacgtgaacataaatgataatataaagTTAATTTAACACACAATTCTTATTTTACGACATATATATCGGTTCGATTTTCGGCAATGCAAAGGAAACGTGGGTTTGATTTTGAACGCTGAGAAGACATATCACCACAAAAATGTTgctaaaactaaaaaaatgaatggtcTAGTGGGCAGATTAATCACATATGTTGATATTACAGTTGAATAGTTCTTATCACAGATGGAGGAGATGACGCCCGAAAAAGAGATCTGTCCAGGTTTGACCTACATTCATTGATAGAGTAAAAGTAGTTGTTTATCACAGCAAGGTTAAGTTCGTCTAAACTGAAAATTGTTGACTAACGTCTCTTCCGTTTTTCAGTCCCGGCGAATCATGCTGGGATTAGAGTAAAAGTAAAGTTGGTATGAGCATCATCGAATTTTTCTTATACTATGCCGGTGTAATGCACTTTATTCTAAGGGACATTCGTCGagactatattttttttccagattttcAGTATATATGAATCAGAGACGTCCGTCAAAAGTTTTCAGCctcgacgaatctcgctgagattataATGCACTGGTGCTTGCATGCTTTTGTCTCTGCTCATGAAAATATACCTATGCCTATATAAGTTGCATCGTACATATTCGTGAGTATAGCCCCAGGCACCTAAGGTGAAatgttatcataaaaaaaaatcaaaatcatatatACAAGTTGTTGGCAGTATAGTTCTATACACATATTAAAACCAAATAGATTTCTTAATATCTCATTATTTAGAGTTAATTCTAAAATATGTCAGAATTTGTATCAAGTCGTCACATGTTTTAGATAATCAAATGTTTCCAGTAGTCAATTTTCAACACATGAGTTCATTCCAAAATGATGTCATAACAAACATACGAAATCTCCTGTCATCTCTATCAATAGCAATTAGTCATCGAATCATGTGGCATCCAGTTTATATTTTAGCTACATGTAGAATTTGCATATAGTGACGACTAACTCTGATGCTATGTCTGAGTGAGGTTAAAAATTGTTCACTGACAGCCAATTTGTTTGGCTTTGAGTGTTAGACTATCGGAAACCCATGACTCAGTAGATGTATGTTAAGATTAAAAGACAGATTGAACTCTTTAGCTAATGATATTTGCTATGGTATGCACACATcgacaaaacaaatatttttttttaaataggtttAAAATAAGCGTCAGGTacaattttgttgttatttaaaaCTCAACAACCTCAGATGGtgtctttttttctgttaaaacaGTGTCTGGAGTTTTTATGTGACTTTTATATCAACAAATCAAAAGTCCCACAAAAAACCACGAACAATCTTCACTATCAATGAAATTGCATCccaatgaaattttaatgaatgataacaatttccaaaaattaaaCCCAACAATATTCATTAATCTGACAATAAGGTAAAATTTAACTGTTCTATTCCATATAGTGTTGACTAAAATCTTAAGTCCCAGAGATTATCACTGTGCCATTTTTTTCCATTGATTTAATTCTATTTAATACTCTAAGCACGAGTGTCCCAATCGAACGtttgtaatttatttaaaatgtttgtttatttgtgtaAATTCTAAACCATGTATTCTTTTatgaattgtttgtttgttatcctCAAGTATTTGAATCTACAAGATAAACATAGGTATTTTCGTTTATAATGAGAAGCATGAAGGCTGatctattatatatttttaatcaaatcgaaaaaaaatatgaattgtaGCAATTTGAACAGATATCGAATCAACTTAAAAAACTGAAACCTGAATTGTCCCAGCCTTAATCTTAATGAGCCATATATTGTACATCCTAAGAAATCTTTGCGTTTGAATGTCACAACAAGTTTTGTTTAGATATTTCTTTATGTACAAGTATTCTAGTTGATGCTATTTCCCATCTTTCAGGTCATTCATCTATGATCTGGACATTTTTGGAAAAATAGAAAACTTTTCAACAAGATCTTAATCCTGTCGCACATGCACGTTGTCTCTTAATCCCAAATCAACATCTCCTCCACATGATTGCAGTGTCAACTAGAACAGACCTATGCGAAGGCCATGGAGAGTGACTTGATGGAAGAGATGGTCAAGGGTGCAATTGATTGGTCTGTTCGTTAGAAAACAATAGTTGGTAATGAAGATAGCTCAATGAGTTCCAAACATTAGACAGACATTGACACAAATATTAGTTAAACATTGGATGCTAATCATGTGAAAGAAATCTGAAGGAACCATCAATACTTTTTGAAAGAATAACATAAAACGTCAACTTTCAAAGTCAATCAGTAtctcaaaaaatgtttatactacatCCTAGCCAAAGGAAAAGGGGGTGTTGTAAATAGAAGCCAGGGAGTTTTGCTCTTGTGTGCTTTAATATTTATGTTATAGAGTGATAACAATTTTGAGAGCGGTGTTCATTCAGGTGCGGTAATACATTGTCAGCTTCCATATTTATGTTAGATTGGTCATATATGTAATAAATTTGAGAGGGCTTTTTTATTTGGGTGCATTATTTGTATTAGTTTGttgatgtattacatgtacatgtgaaggTGTAAATGGCCCGTATAAACTTGAATAGTATTAAAATGACTCATACATAACATATAGTTGTAACAGTAATTGATGTTGTTCTACCGAatggcttaaaattaaatttgccCTTTATACTGTGCATATTGTACATTATGTAATACCGATTTTGATTCTGTTTTATGTtttagagctaaaaaaaaatcgtcaGATACATGCAGCgaatcataaattaaatattattcGTATATACCTACTAGAATTATTGTGTTCCTACCTTGCATCCCGTTATAAGGTGcaaatagtttattttttttaacttaaacaaaaaaatttggatttaaatgaataatgttttaatttttgtgaatttttatacGCTATTTgcattataatataatataataaattgacTGAATGTTCTGAAACAATAAAAGTTagaattaatgtttttatgtaCACTAAAGTAGTGTTTAAGTAAAACTAGcgcaaaattaaatgaaaacacagACCAGAAGAATCAGACTGCAATATCTTTTTATCCAAGTCATTGACACATAAGTGTCTTCTTTTCCAGTAAAAGCATAACATTTGTCTATTTCATttaagttcaaaaataaaactgtttgttatattgaaacatatttttgacCATTTTGCATTGAAGGTTAACACAAAAAGCAACATTTTTGAACCGTGCAGGAAAAAAGGCAAATTTGCTCATTGTTGAATACTGAGGAGcctttcagaattttttttttttaaatttctcttCTGTCAATGTATTATTAAGAGCATATaagaaaattgaattgaaatgatAACAAACTATGTAGAATTGCTTCATTTCTATTGCAAGTGGTGTATTTTGATGAGCGGAAGTATTTCCAACAAGGGTATGTTTGGACACCGTTATCATggaaacaaacatattaatTCATCATGAATTGTTATATTCTTCtagaaaaaatacaatgcaatttgttgaaacatattttataattttttgcttACTTTGGTGTCATTCACATTCTTCCTCAACTGAGAAACTGCTTGATTAATTATAAGCTGCAAtttcatttgacattaaatTGGATATAGAACTCTACcggtttatttaattaatcgaTCAGTTGCCGAATTGGCGTGTCAACTTAGAGCAAGTTCAATATAATAACGTTACTGGATCAACCACTGAAAATAGCTaattttcgttttctttttcatCCTTATGATAGAATTTGTTAGTaacgaaaaaaataaacacctACCCCTTTCCCAAACTTCGAAGCTTATGAAGAGGTTCCTTATGTCGACAATACTAAAGTATATTCACCATACTTACACAGTGGGTTGATCTGTACTGGGTCACTCCTGTCAGTCTCCACGTCTTCTTCTGTCGCTGTACACGTGTACCTGTTGTACTTGAGATCTCTAGTTACATATCTCAGGGTCTTTCTGTTTTCTCCTCCTATCCTTGTTTCGTTGACAAACCAGGTGTAAGACAAGATGACGAGCTTGGAGTAGTAGTCAGGGGCTGAGGTGGATTGACTGGAACAGGTCAATGTTATGTATATATTGACCTCAACGTTAAGGTCTCCTGTTATCTTCGGCTTAGAGGGTTTGTCTAAAATTGATAAGAATAcgtgtaaaataatattttcattttgattgaaTTCAACGTTGAGGATTTCCTTTTATGATCGGATTTTAAGGCTTGTCTTAACTAAGGACAAAAGATATGAAAGAAACTAGATGCTGAGTTTGACTTTAGAAATTTTGCATACAtacaaaagaaatgaaaaaaaaacaaacaaaatatcttGTCATATTCATTTCTTCAGGAAGGAAAAAGTAGAAAGTAAGACatgtaataaaacatatatatccgCCACTTGTATGCGCTTTACAGAAAagaattgcatattttttttttgtttgagtAACGTActgaaaacaataaagaaaaaaattaaccaatttaaaagatatcaaattGAGTAAATAAGACTACAAATCAGTTTTTGTTTAGGTAATATACTCCTCAAATAATAGTCGTTTTCGTGAGAACAACTTCTAATAGTTACATTAAgaccattgttttattttttttaatgttgttttattAAGTTAATATACATCATTATTATAGAAAACCAATAGTTCTTGAACTTAATGCGAATTCTACTGTTTATAATTCCTTCAAATTCATAATTAATGTCACATAACGCCCACACGCTGGACTAAAAAGCGTGTCCATTATCTTTTTCTTTGCCACATTCAACTTACTGTTTGTTTTGAAGATACGTGGTAATGAAtggaataattatatttattatgttatattttacttGATTTTGACTACTAGCTCTTCTACTACGTAAATCTTTCTATTCTTGAAAACAAAGCTTGGAATTATGacatttgtacatttattttttgcattattgACTTCACTGGCTGTTAAATGTTGTTTACACATCAGATTTTCTACCAAACAGCTAACTTTAACTCTGAACACCAAAGCTACTTTTTCAAACAGTTGCATTAACGCATAACAAAGAAACTACTCACTGCGTACAATTTTAAACTcatcaattaaattcatatattacCCGAAACAATCAGTACAACACCTCCACCTGACCACGCAGCTCCAGCCCACGATCCACCATTGTAATACCCAGCGTCATCCAGAGTTATGTCCCTTATCTCAAACATGATGTTAGTGGAAGCAAACGGTCTGGTGAGGTATGTGTACTTTGTTGACTGATAATATCCTCTATAACTTACTCTACTGCTGCTTACACcaaatatatttctgttttctCTGTATGTGTGGTAAACAATATATAGTCCAGCGACAGGAAAGAACGACGCTGTCCATGATAGATTCACTGTGTCTCCTACCTTGGTTATAATTTTGAAGACTAAAAAAAAGGCAAACAAATGTTATGAATGTATGAATACTTTATTCAACTTCGAGAGAGATAACTTGGGGAAACATTACACGAAAAACTTCTTCCatgcattaaataaatattaagacAGGAGAAAAGGTAATATTCAGAAATACTATTTCAATCACCTCTTAGTTTAATGAATGTTAAATATCACGACAAGAATTTAAACcctaaacagttttttttttcatagaagattttttaaaatgaaatatctgTGTGcgtttttttttaggggggggggtgtttttgtttttgttttttttgttttttttttgtttttttgtttgttttgtttttttgtttttttttgtttttttttttgttttgttttgctttgttttgttttgtttttttttgtggggggggggggggtattattcattttcattcattaGATATTTCCATGCGTTAACAAAACATATTATTAccgaaatttaaaaacatcctAGTTACAGATATTGTCAAAGATGAGAAGTGACTTTAATAGTAGGTATGTGCATAACATTTTTGATGTTAGGAACGTTTTTACACAGGAAGGATTGTATTACCTACAATTTATGCGTGCGAAGGTTAGACATTTTTACAACATAGCATGTTAACGACTTTAAATATAACCATTTTCATACAAGTTTTTTTGCCccaagtttatattttattacaacGGCagcaaatcatttatattttctgtaacatttgttttttaaagcagAGAAATAAAACACCatgttttttacttttttaaatgaataattcaaTAAAACGGGATATTTGATATTCAAGATAATAATTTGATAATCTCGATATTCACATACATTATACTTTAAGATTAAGCAAATGTATTCTGtcattgatttttcttttaatcttgtttgattgttcaagtatTTTATCAAGTGGTTGTTTTGAATGGTGTGAGGTTTATTATATACGGTTCAaactatgaattttttttttcctatgcATTAAACGTTTTATCGAGGTgcactttacaatatttttattggctATTTTTGTTGCCATTTGCTAGGGTTTGGGTTCCACAAAAATAATGTCCTCgtttttaaatcattcaatgtATAATACTACgatgaaaaaaatgcattatttatttttcggTTGGGCTATTTACATgggttgtgggttttttgcttatttgcagagatgtaatttcgtggatgcgtcggtgTTCAGTTTCACTGGGAATACGAAAATTACTAAATCTTGTGTTATATGTTTCGTCAAGAAGTTCATTCTTTGGGCGAAGGCTATCAACGACTATCCCTTATTCTAATGAGTTATAAGTATCTGTCATGAATTATGTAGTAAATTGAGACAGTCACTAATTATTAGTGCTCATAGATATGTATTTTAGGTTTATAGCTGAGAGTaactgaaaatacaaaataatattattttttttagaaatacattttaaactattttgttgttCATATAAATACAGGTTTTCATAATTATGACGCATTTAATGAGTTGGTACCCAACATTCTGTTAaaatctcaaaattaaaaagaatacaaCCTCTTCAATGGCATTTGAAAGCAGAAACTGTTATCtggtatattttaattcatttcttaaaatactTTGTAAGCAAATGATCCACtttcatgaaatttaaatgaactCATTAAAAATTAATGCTAGAAAATAGCACTGTATGCCAGTCTGTTGTCAGCAACTGATCTCAGACAAatgcatataaattattttttatagatacattttattttatgtattgttCATGAAAAATGTAGGATTTAATATGACGTTTGATGAGTTAGTATCCAACACTCTGTAAAAGCATCAACATTAAAACGAAGCGAATGCAAAGTCTCCAATGGCATTTGAAAGCAATGATTACCAAATGAccttgtttatgtttatttattttacaaaatactttGTTAACAGATGATTCATTTTGATGACATTGACatgaaatcattaaatataaatgtttaaaaaaataccattgTATGTCATTTTGTTGTCAGTAACTGATCCAGATGTTCTTACGTTGATAGTGATGTTGTCATTCAGTAAAACATCCCTCACAATGTACTGTGTATCAGAAACACGGGTCCAGACGGTATCCCTTGTTGTGTCTCTGGTAATGAGGACGTCATATGAGGAATAGTTTGACGGCTTCCATGTAAATATCACGTTTCCCGACATGAACCTGGTTGATATTTGTACATTTTGACCTAAAATGCATATTGAAAGTGGCATAAGCAACAGAAAGAACAAATTTAAGAGAaatctatgtttttttaatgtaaaggtAAACATAAAAGTAATTATGTGAAACAAAACTGCTCACCACATGGCAGTTAATTTAACTATGTACAATTGTCTAATGTTTCTAAAGTAGTTAATTGTTACACAGTTTTACCAATACCATTTAGTGCGTACCTGTTGATCTCATATAATAACGGCCGTGTAACAatagttatttttagaaattaacaTGTGTATAGTTGTTAAGGAGCAAATGACACTCACTGTGAACAAAAGAAAGCAGTCCACATTTGATGATAAACAAGACTTTCAAAGGCGGCAACTTGACCATCCTTTTATTTCCTCCAAAACTGCTATAACAGTGTAGGTTGATACTGAGACttttaaagtaaagaaaaataatatcttccTTCTTCCTCTAAAAGggtatatttataaatgcatGTGTTTATTCCTTTACTGATTTTTCACACTTGTGTCGATAAGAACTTGCTTCCGGAGGAAGGTCAGTATATAAGGTCTCCAGTATTATTAATGTGCGGTAAATATAATGTTTCCATTTTTGA encodes:
- the LOC105331043 gene encoding carcinoembryonic antigen-related cell adhesion molecule 5, with translation MVKLPPLKVLFIIKCGLLSFVHSQNVQISTRFMSGNVIFTWKPSNYSSYDVLITRDTTRDTVWTRVSDTQYIVRDVLLNDNITINVRTSGSVTDNKMTYNVFKIITKVGDTVNLSWTASFFPVAGLYIVYHTYRENRNIFGVSSSRVSYRGYYQSTKYTYLTRPFASTNIMFEIRDITLDDAGYYNGGSWAGAAWSGGGVVLIVSDKPSKPKITGDLNVEVNIYITLTCSSQSTSAPDYYSKLVILSYTWFVNETRIGGENRKTLRYVTRDLKYNRYTCTATEEDVETDRSDPVQINPLYGPDIIKFTPEPILNINDKLTVREGETIGPFVCTADCNPPCNIRWIVKDTDGFSDSRSEMGTLLQQATQRDMQLLRCLADRGNKTLKQSIQLDVQYLDDTLLYINGEMKSNIELDENAPLGISCRVDGNPAPTIRLSRGQADTELEQRQGTWLNYTIVTAQCTDTDTYRCRGTSTGFSNTEKVININVLCNTRFDKAGSFKSTYGSKSGTDTTINVAVPIIANPPPQSSDFKWDGPMQVSARTILSTGDVSYKHVIESFIPVKDHTYFGYYTLSYKGQTVTRITINAEGEVASRSSIIAISLLSILLGLTWFTVAVFVLYNRRYRNVHQNSKHGEERTQIETQNMTQDYDDVQGTDVYELEAQNMTQHYDDVQGTVDEGNYTDLKEGKTVAEGDYTELRQRDPETSYQELKE